GGGCACGTCACATTGCCTCCTGCACTCCAACCCATATAGGGTACTCCACCCAATACACGTTCACGGATGGTGTTGATCAAGTTGTTTTGATAAAGATGGTAAAGCAGATGAAAGGTATTTCCACCCCCAACGATCAATGCCGCTGCGTGTTGAATGGCCAAATGTGGGTCATCCTGCGTATGGAGTCCTGAAACCCGATAACCCAACGGAGCAAGTGCTTCTTTTACCCAATCGGTATAGTTATCCCAACTCAGCGTAACACCCGCATAGGGAATGAACAGCAGTTCATGAACAGTTGTCCCAAAAAAATCGCAGATTGTGTCTGCCGCCCACTGGAATGGTTTCTCGTTTAGACTGCGGGAGTTACTTAATAGCAAAAGCCGTTTCATGATGAAATGTTTTGTGCGTGTAATGCTCCCAATTTAGACGCGCTTTTTATACTTTACAAATATCTAATGCTTCCGTGCGGCTGGGTAGGGCTTTGTCATACTACGCAGCGATTAAATGCAGTAACCCGGCCGAGCTGTCATCACAAAATGTATTCAAGATTAACAGAAAGAAGCATTCGCATAGGAAAAAGCAGAAAGGCAGGGATCAAACCACTGCCTTTTTATCAAATCAATTGATGACCTTCACCAGCCGGAATCCTAAGTTACCAGACTTATACATGGGTGGTGCAGAACCTCGGACAAAAACCCGCAGTTCATCACCGGGTAAATCAAACGACCCGCCGCGAATTACCCGTGCCGTGCCCGATTGAGGCCCAATCGGGTCTCTGGAGGCTTCGGGAAGTTTGTAATACTCCTCGCTGTACCAATCCTGAACCCACTCAGAAACGTTGCCATGAACATCATACAGACCAAAGGCATTGGGGAAGAAACTACCAACAGGTGCTGTTTCCTTCCCATCGAAACGGGAACCACAGTTTTTACAATTGGCCCGACCCTTTTCCACATCGTTGCCCCATGCAAAAGCCCGCGAAGACCCCGCTCGCGCCCCGTATTCCCACTCTGCTTCGGTTGGAAGACGGTATGTTGTCGTGCCTTCACGTTCATTCAGGCGTGCAATAAAAAGCTGAACCTCTTCATAAGAAACATTCTCAATTGGCTTTTTAGGATCTTTAAAGAAACTCGGATTACTTCCCATCACCGCCTCCCATTCGGCTTGTGTCACTTCAAACTTGTTCATCCAGACTCCTCTTGCAAGATCAACTGGATGCACCGGACGTTGATCGAAAGAGGCATTCCCTCCCATTCGAAACACACCTGCAGGGACCCAAACCATTGGTGAGGCCAAGGAATTCTCCCATGTCTGCCCAGGAACAGGATTCACGGGCGGGTTCACCGTTACCCGCTCTACAGGCGGCAACAACCGTTGCGGGCTCGTTACAGAAGCCGTATTAGTAGGATTTACTTCGGGCTGCCGGGGTGGTTCCAAAACCGTGTTATTGGCAGAAGTTTGTGTATTGGACGGAGGTGGTACGGGTGTATTGGTAGCTGTTGGTTGGGCATTTCGTTGTACCTGTAAAAGGCTATCAGCTACCCGTTGCTGACGACGAAGGGTTTCTTCGGCGAGGATACGCTGTTCGTCTAAGCGACGAAGCCGTTCTGCATAAAGACGGGACATATCCAGTTCCCAATCCACATTTTTCCCCGGATTTACCCGTGGTGCACGTTGTGTCCAAGAAAAGTTCATTCCGGGAACAATCACTTGTACATCATTATTCTGGCGTTGCAAGGTAACCACCTGTGGTTTTCCAGCCTCAATCGCAATCGCAGGCCCACCATTGATTCGAATCTCACAGGATTCCACCGCATTAATGGTAAGTGTACGTTCATTTACCGTGCGATTGGCCGTAGGTGTCTCCGTTGTAGATGTAGCTGCTTCGGGACGAGAAGTCGCAGGGGCAGTTACTGGTCGCGCAGCGGGCGTGTTTCGGTTGGGTGCGGGCGTTGGGGTTGGCCGCGCTGGGGTCGTATTGGGTCTTGCCGGGGTGGTTGCTGGCTTACTGACGGGCTTAGAACCAGAAGGCTTTTTCTGCGCCCAAGAGGCAGGTACAAAAACCAAGATGCCAATCAGCAAGCAGGCAATGACCAACTTTTTAGTTTGCTTCATAGGGAGTCAATCAATTCGCTGGAAGAAGGTTTGGTGATGGATTTATTTCTTCCAAACAGTCGTGAAGGTATTTCGATTTATCCTGAAAGCCAGTGAAACACCAAAGGCTTCGTGGTTATTGTGTCTTTACAATCCGGAAACCAATATTGGTGTTGCGTTTGGTGGGTACATCGCTGTTTCGGTAGCTAACAATCAATGCATCTGCGTCGTATGCCCAAGACCCTCCCCGCAAAACCCGATCGCTTCCCCCACTGGGTCCTTGAGGATCTTGTTTCGGGGAAGCTTGGTAATAGGTCTCATTATACCAGTCACTCACCCACTCATAAACATTTCCATGCATATCATGCACATTCCAAGCATTAGCGCGTTTTTTACCAACTATTTGTGGCTGATTACCTGCATTTTCAGAATACCAGGCATAGTCTGCCAATATCTCGGGCGAACTACCAAAGGCATAGCGGGTACTTGCGCCGGCCCGTGCAACATATTCCCACTCCGCTTCGGTTGGTAGGCGATAGGCAGTGGTTCCTTCTTTGGCATTCAGCCAGTTGACAAATGCTTGGGCATCATTCCAGCTGACGCATACCGCCGGACGATCATCGCCACTCATAAACCCTTTCCATGTGCCAGTATTATCTTCAACCCACTCTCCGTTCTGATACACCTGACAACTTTCGGCTTGTTCGGCCTCGGTACGATAGCCTGTATCAGCCTGAAATCGTTTAAAAACTTTTGAAGTCACTTCGTATTTGCTAATCCAAAACGGCTGCGTAATGTTCACTTCGTGGTCAGGCCGAGCATCTTCATCACCATTCGGATCTCCCATCGTGAAAGCACCCGCAGGAATTTTTACCAATTCGATGCCTGCACTGTTCTTAAACTCGGTATCACTGATCACTTCCACCTGATTGGGGACGGGCTTATTCCCCATCCATCCAAATGGATC
This Bacteroidetes Order II. bacterium DNA region includes the following protein-coding sequences:
- a CDS encoding SUMF1/EgtB/PvdO family nonheme iron enzyme, with protein sequence MKQTKKLVIACLLIGILVFVPASWAQKKPSGSKPVSKPATTPARPNTTPARPTPTPAPNRNTPAARPVTAPATSRPEAATSTTETPTANRTVNERTLTINAVESCEIRINGGPAIAIEAGKPQVVTLQRQNNDVQVIVPGMNFSWTQRAPRVNPGKNVDWELDMSRLYAERLRRLDEQRILAEETLRRQQRVADSLLQVQRNAQPTATNTPVPPPSNTQTSANNTVLEPPRQPEVNPTNTASVTSPQRLLPPVERVTVNPPVNPVPGQTWENSLASPMVWVPAGVFRMGGNASFDQRPVHPVDLARGVWMNKFEVTQAEWEAVMGSNPSFFKDPKKPIENVSYEEVQLFIARLNEREGTTTYRLPTEAEWEYGARAGSSRAFAWGNDVEKGRANCKNCGSRFDGKETAPVGSFFPNAFGLYDVHGNVSEWVQDWYSEEYYKLPEASRDPIGPQSGTARVIRGGSFDLPGDELRVFVRGSAPPMYKSGNLGFRLVKVIN
- the pepE gene encoding dipeptidase PepE, with product MKRLLLLSNSRSLNEKPFQWAADTICDFFGTTVHELLFIPYAGVTLSWDNYTDWVKEALAPLGYRVSGLHTQDDPHLAIQHAAALIVGGGNTFHLLYHLYQNNLINTIRERVLGGVPYMGWSAGGNVTCPTLQTTNDMPIIMPPRFDALNLIPFQINPHYTALHPSGYMGETRDDRIKEFIEVNRAVKVVGLPEGCLFRIEGDEIHMQGEYDVRIFQYGAEIRDLNANADFAFLLEPE